In Amyelois transitella isolate CPQ chromosome 5, ilAmyTran1.1, whole genome shotgun sequence, one DNA window encodes the following:
- the LOC106140542 gene encoding TBC1 domain family member 9 isoform X2, giving the protein MWVKPQEIFIKTALWDCDETTLYFVLQRRKGHGKSRGLSSLLVGTLDSVRDTKPPPYRILHQTPNSEIYYVIATALTEQEIRQDWQWLFDNICPTLHSFDKEEDVTDFVCCKINSLIATVQDNITEDEDTITYKNVDNEFHQRFGMPKEEKLVCYYSCSYWKGKMLRQGWLYLSVHYMCFYSYLFGRQTTIKIRWADVKELEKTNSLLFPDSIKVVTRDGEHYFTLLLKKNETFALMQQLANIAMKQLIDDKPGTYNIDKDLLTKLSRNVPKKPSFLKRDLDAKKQSNLYTLRFRLPQNEKLDGSEECTLWTPYNKKENWGRLYLSQNFICFDSRVRNLVRLTIPLRNVHQVERADSGGAGSSGDSGSILITTSHHTSFLFGNISDREFLVHKISELLAKLPKEKATLAVARVEEGKEWTPQPPLMTLFKTNQTSPIKQIQQKKELQWEDHMSEVGRGVSMYQTVAGSELVVKGIPESLRGELWGVFSGSILQKVQNKGLYEKLVNEALASKNPVNDEIERDLHRSLPEHPAFQSEVGISALRRVLCAYALKNPTIGYCQAMNIVASVLLIYCPEEQAFWLLATICETLLPDYYNTRVVGALIDQGVLEELTEAHLPELHAKLDELGVMKMISLSWFLTLFISVMPYECAVNVMDCFFYDGAKVIFQVTLTILEKNREQLLKCTEDGQPMQILGDYLAGIYNDEAVALSTEPRTAKRTIKIQDLVYEAYRTYGSSVTSECIEKLGLKHRLRVVRHLEDSLERHTLRALQQDKLLEPNELQELLSAIREELLWAKRAPCERLEAPYEAYRLDYSQFKTLFTALSPWTRGDMAEAITARMFKLMDDDDDGIVSARGLSVALGLSAKGDAQRRLRALYCAHAPPLLSPLDMKPSQFTDTGEELADDAISFFDGVDNPSTPDSGDGATQRSVSEVSDSIDRISDLMSQSGLTSTSQHSLESIRACALCGLAGGSLPSPAAPAPPAPAPAAPPLPRPHFLQLLAVLHDLTQHDLELYEAVMNAGTLLLQLGALNRPELDREVSQDSLYLAAAAKQPVVDPNGNTTETEQDESLPSPTKENEPFNHDTWSITLQQFLATMLAQTPLENYFNEIVPILPQLEALRQRDRLQSVS; this is encoded by the exons ATGTGGGTTAAACCTCaagagatttttataaaaactgcGTTGtg gGATTGCGATGAAACTACTCTGTATTTCGTGTTGCAAAGAAGAAAGGGTCATGGGAAATCTAGAGGGCTGTCGTCACTGTTGGTTGGCACTCTCGACAGTGTTCGCGACACCAAACCACCACCATATCGAATACTGCATCAAACACCAAATTCTGAAATATATTACG TCATAGCTACTGCACTCACTGAGCAAGAAATCCGTCAAGACTGGCAGTGGCTGTTTGACAATATTTGTCCAACACTACACTCCTTTGACAAGGAAGAGGATGTGACTGACTTTGTCTGTTGTAAGATTAACTCTCTTATAGCTACAGTGCAAGACAACATCACCGAAG ATGAAGAtacaattacatacaaaaatgtggACAATGAGTTTCATCAAAGATTTGGAATGCCTAAAGAGGAGAAACTGGTGTGCTATTATTCTTGTAG ttATTGGAAGGGCAAAATGCTCAGGCAAGGTTGGCTGTACCTCTCAGTTCATTACATGTGCTTCTATTCCTACCTGTTTGGACGGCAAACCACAATAAAAATCCGCTGGGCCGATGTAAAGGAACTGGAGAAAACCAACAGTCTACTCTTCCCTGATTCAATTAAAGTAGTGACGAGGGATGGTGAACATTATTTCACATTGTTGTTGAAGAAGAATGAAACTTTTGCACTGATGCAGCAGTTGGCTAACATTGCTATGAAACA GTTAATAGACGACAAACCGGGCACGTACAACATAGATAAAGATTTGTTGACGAAACTAAGTAGAAATGTGCCAAAGAAACCTTCCTTCTTGAAGAGGGACCTTGACGCGAAGAAACAGTCGAACCTGTATACCTTGCGGTTCAGATTGCCGCAAAATGAAAAACTGGACGGAAGTGAGGAGTGTACGCTGTGGActccatataataaaaaagaaaattgggGCCGCCTGTATCTGTCACAGAATTTCATCTGTTTTGATAGTCGG GTGCGTAACTTAGTTCGCTTAACGATTCCTCTACGCAATGTCCACCAAGTGGAGCGGGCGGACTCTGGAGGCGCTGGTAGTTCAGGAGACTCTGGCAGTATACTCATCACCACTTCTCATCACACCAGCTTCTTGTTCGGGAATATATCCGATCGGGAGTTCTTAGTGCACAAGATATCGGAACTCCTTGCTAAGTTGccaaa GGAAAAAGCGACGTTGGCGGTGGCGAGAGTTGAAGAAGGCAAAGAGTGGACCCCACAACCACCTCTTATGACGTTATTTAAGACCAATCAGACATCGCCTATAAAGCAGATTCAGCAGAAAAAG GAATTGCAATGGGAGGATCATATGTCAGAAGTGGGACGCGGGGTCAGTATGTACCAAACTGTTGCCGGGAGCGAGTTAGTTGTGAAAGGCATACCGGAATCCCTTCGTGGGGAACTCTGGGGCGTCTTCTCAGGGTCCATACTCCAGAAAGTGCAGAACAAGGGACTGTATGAAAAGCTGGTGAACGAAGCGCTGGCCTCGAAGAATCCTgtgaatgatgaaattgagaggGACTTGCACAGGTCGCTGCCTGAACATCCCGCGTTTCAGAGCGAAGTTG GTATCTCCGCCTTGCGACGTGTGCTATGCGCGTACGCATTGAAAAACCCGACGATTGGTTACTGTCAAGCGATGAATATAGTTGCATCAGTACTCTTGATATACTGCCCCGAAGAGCAGGCTTTCTGGCTGTTGGCCACGATATGTGAAACTTTGCTACCTGATTACTACAACACAAGGGTTGTTGGCGCTTTG ATCGACCAAGGAGTTCTTGAAGAGTTGACAGAAGCCCACCTCCCCGAGTTACATGCCAAGCTGGACGAGCTGGGCGTCATGAAGATGATCTCCCTGTCCTGGTTCCTCACGCTGTTCATCAGCGTCATGCCGTACGAGTGCGCGGTCAATGTCATGGACTGCTTCTTCTACGACGGCGCTAAAGTTATATTCCAG GTGACTCTTACGATCCTGGAGAAAAACCGGGAGCAGCTCCTCAAATGCACGGAGGACGGCCAGCCAATGCAGATCTTGGGGGATTACCTCGCTGGGATTTACAATGACGAAGCCGTGGCGCTGTCTACAGAGCCCCGCACCGCTAAACgg ACTATAAAAATCCAAGATCTAGTTTACGAAGCCTACCGCACTTACGGGTCGAGCGTGACGAGCGAATGTATAGAGAAATTAGGACTCAAACATCGGCTAAGGGTGGTCCGGCATTTAGAAGATAGTCTAGAAAGGCACACGTTAAGAGCATTGCAGCAAGACAAGTTATTGGAGCCTAACGAACTTCAG GAACTACTAAGCGCAATTAGAGAAGAATTACTATGGGCGAAACGGGCGCCCTGCGAAAGATTGGAGGCGCCGTACGAAGCGTATAGGTTGGATTACTCGCAGTTCAAGACTCTGTTCACCGCGTTATCGCCGTGGACGAGAGGCGATATGGCCGAGGCCATCACTGCCAGGATGTTCAAG TTAATGGACGACGATGACGACGGCATAGTAAGCGCTCGCGGCCTGAGCGTGGCTCTGGGTTTGAGCGCCAAAGGCGACGCCCAGCGGAGGCTGCGCGCGCTGTACTGTGCGCACGCGCCGCCGCTGCTCTCGCCGCTAGACATGAAGCCGTCGCAGTTCACCGACACGGGGGAGGAGCTGGCCGATGATGCTATCTCTTTCTTCGATGG TGTTGACAACCCATCTACACCGGACTCCGGCGATGGAGCGACTCAGAGATCGGTCAGTGAAGTCAGCGACAGTATAGACAGAATCAGCGACCTCATGAGTCAGTCAG gCCTGACAAGCACCTCGCAGCACAGCTTGGAGTCGATCCGCGCGTGCGCACTGTGCGGGCTCGCGGGCGGCTCGCTGCCGTCGCCCGCGGCGCCCGCGCcccccgcgcccgcgcccgccgcgccgccccTCCCCCGCCCGCACTTCCTGCAGCTGCTGGCGGTGCTGCACGACCTCACACAACACGACCTCGAGTTGTACGAGGCTGTTATGAATGCAG GTACCCTCCTTTTGCAGCTAGGAGCGTTAAATCGACCGGAGTTAGACCGTGAGGTGTCTCAAGATAGCCTCTATTTGGCCGCAGCGGCTAAGCAACCAgtt GTTGACCCCAACGGCAATACAACAGAAACGGAACAAGACGAATCCCTGCCTTCTCCAACAAAGGAAAATGAACCTTTTAACCACGACACATGGTCCATAACATTACAACAATTCTTAGCCACGATGCTGGCCCAAACCCCTTTGGAAAATTACTTTAACGAAATCGTGCCTATCCTGCCACAATTAGAAGCTTTAAGGCAGAGGGATAGACTTCAGTCAGTATCATAG
- the LOC106140542 gene encoding TBC1 domain family member 9 isoform X1 codes for MWVKPQEIFIKTALWDCDETTLYFVLQRRKGHGKSRGLSSLLVGTLDSVRDTKPPPYRILHQTPNSEIYYVIATALTEQEIRQDWQWLFDNICPTLHSFDKEEDVTDFVCCKINSLIATVQDNITEDEDTITYKNVDNEFHQRFGMPKEEKLVCYYSCSYWKGKMLRQGWLYLSVHYMCFYSYLFGRQTTIKIRWADVKELEKTNSLLFPDSIKVVTRDGEHYFTLLLKKNETFALMQQLANIAMKQLIDDKPGTYNIDKDLLTKLSRNVPKKPSFLKRDLDAKKQSNLYTLRFRLPQNEKLDGSEECTLWTPYNKKENWGRLYLSQNFICFDSRVRNLVRLTIPLRNVHQVERADSGGAGSSGDSGSILITTSHHTSFLFGNISDREFLVHKISELLAKLPNTVFREKATLAVARVEEGKEWTPQPPLMTLFKTNQTSPIKQIQQKKELQWEDHMSEVGRGVSMYQTVAGSELVVKGIPESLRGELWGVFSGSILQKVQNKGLYEKLVNEALASKNPVNDEIERDLHRSLPEHPAFQSEVGISALRRVLCAYALKNPTIGYCQAMNIVASVLLIYCPEEQAFWLLATICETLLPDYYNTRVVGALIDQGVLEELTEAHLPELHAKLDELGVMKMISLSWFLTLFISVMPYECAVNVMDCFFYDGAKVIFQVTLTILEKNREQLLKCTEDGQPMQILGDYLAGIYNDEAVALSTEPRTAKRTIKIQDLVYEAYRTYGSSVTSECIEKLGLKHRLRVVRHLEDSLERHTLRALQQDKLLEPNELQELLSAIREELLWAKRAPCERLEAPYEAYRLDYSQFKTLFTALSPWTRGDMAEAITARMFKLMDDDDDGIVSARGLSVALGLSAKGDAQRRLRALYCAHAPPLLSPLDMKPSQFTDTGEELADDAISFFDGVDNPSTPDSGDGATQRSVSEVSDSIDRISDLMSQSGLTSTSQHSLESIRACALCGLAGGSLPSPAAPAPPAPAPAAPPLPRPHFLQLLAVLHDLTQHDLELYEAVMNAGTLLLQLGALNRPELDREVSQDSLYLAAAAKQPVVDPNGNTTETEQDESLPSPTKENEPFNHDTWSITLQQFLATMLAQTPLENYFNEIVPILPQLEALRQRDRLQSVS; via the exons ATGTGGGTTAAACCTCaagagatttttataaaaactgcGTTGtg gGATTGCGATGAAACTACTCTGTATTTCGTGTTGCAAAGAAGAAAGGGTCATGGGAAATCTAGAGGGCTGTCGTCACTGTTGGTTGGCACTCTCGACAGTGTTCGCGACACCAAACCACCACCATATCGAATACTGCATCAAACACCAAATTCTGAAATATATTACG TCATAGCTACTGCACTCACTGAGCAAGAAATCCGTCAAGACTGGCAGTGGCTGTTTGACAATATTTGTCCAACACTACACTCCTTTGACAAGGAAGAGGATGTGACTGACTTTGTCTGTTGTAAGATTAACTCTCTTATAGCTACAGTGCAAGACAACATCACCGAAG ATGAAGAtacaattacatacaaaaatgtggACAATGAGTTTCATCAAAGATTTGGAATGCCTAAAGAGGAGAAACTGGTGTGCTATTATTCTTGTAG ttATTGGAAGGGCAAAATGCTCAGGCAAGGTTGGCTGTACCTCTCAGTTCATTACATGTGCTTCTATTCCTACCTGTTTGGACGGCAAACCACAATAAAAATCCGCTGGGCCGATGTAAAGGAACTGGAGAAAACCAACAGTCTACTCTTCCCTGATTCAATTAAAGTAGTGACGAGGGATGGTGAACATTATTTCACATTGTTGTTGAAGAAGAATGAAACTTTTGCACTGATGCAGCAGTTGGCTAACATTGCTATGAAACA GTTAATAGACGACAAACCGGGCACGTACAACATAGATAAAGATTTGTTGACGAAACTAAGTAGAAATGTGCCAAAGAAACCTTCCTTCTTGAAGAGGGACCTTGACGCGAAGAAACAGTCGAACCTGTATACCTTGCGGTTCAGATTGCCGCAAAATGAAAAACTGGACGGAAGTGAGGAGTGTACGCTGTGGActccatataataaaaaagaaaattgggGCCGCCTGTATCTGTCACAGAATTTCATCTGTTTTGATAGTCGG GTGCGTAACTTAGTTCGCTTAACGATTCCTCTACGCAATGTCCACCAAGTGGAGCGGGCGGACTCTGGAGGCGCTGGTAGTTCAGGAGACTCTGGCAGTATACTCATCACCACTTCTCATCACACCAGCTTCTTGTTCGGGAATATATCCGATCGGGAGTTCTTAGTGCACAAGATATCGGAACTCCTTGCTAAGTTGccaaa TACTGTGTTCAGGGAAAAAGCGACGTTGGCGGTGGCGAGAGTTGAAGAAGGCAAAGAGTGGACCCCACAACCACCTCTTATGACGTTATTTAAGACCAATCAGACATCGCCTATAAAGCAGATTCAGCAGAAAAAG GAATTGCAATGGGAGGATCATATGTCAGAAGTGGGACGCGGGGTCAGTATGTACCAAACTGTTGCCGGGAGCGAGTTAGTTGTGAAAGGCATACCGGAATCCCTTCGTGGGGAACTCTGGGGCGTCTTCTCAGGGTCCATACTCCAGAAAGTGCAGAACAAGGGACTGTATGAAAAGCTGGTGAACGAAGCGCTGGCCTCGAAGAATCCTgtgaatgatgaaattgagaggGACTTGCACAGGTCGCTGCCTGAACATCCCGCGTTTCAGAGCGAAGTTG GTATCTCCGCCTTGCGACGTGTGCTATGCGCGTACGCATTGAAAAACCCGACGATTGGTTACTGTCAAGCGATGAATATAGTTGCATCAGTACTCTTGATATACTGCCCCGAAGAGCAGGCTTTCTGGCTGTTGGCCACGATATGTGAAACTTTGCTACCTGATTACTACAACACAAGGGTTGTTGGCGCTTTG ATCGACCAAGGAGTTCTTGAAGAGTTGACAGAAGCCCACCTCCCCGAGTTACATGCCAAGCTGGACGAGCTGGGCGTCATGAAGATGATCTCCCTGTCCTGGTTCCTCACGCTGTTCATCAGCGTCATGCCGTACGAGTGCGCGGTCAATGTCATGGACTGCTTCTTCTACGACGGCGCTAAAGTTATATTCCAG GTGACTCTTACGATCCTGGAGAAAAACCGGGAGCAGCTCCTCAAATGCACGGAGGACGGCCAGCCAATGCAGATCTTGGGGGATTACCTCGCTGGGATTTACAATGACGAAGCCGTGGCGCTGTCTACAGAGCCCCGCACCGCTAAACgg ACTATAAAAATCCAAGATCTAGTTTACGAAGCCTACCGCACTTACGGGTCGAGCGTGACGAGCGAATGTATAGAGAAATTAGGACTCAAACATCGGCTAAGGGTGGTCCGGCATTTAGAAGATAGTCTAGAAAGGCACACGTTAAGAGCATTGCAGCAAGACAAGTTATTGGAGCCTAACGAACTTCAG GAACTACTAAGCGCAATTAGAGAAGAATTACTATGGGCGAAACGGGCGCCCTGCGAAAGATTGGAGGCGCCGTACGAAGCGTATAGGTTGGATTACTCGCAGTTCAAGACTCTGTTCACCGCGTTATCGCCGTGGACGAGAGGCGATATGGCCGAGGCCATCACTGCCAGGATGTTCAAG TTAATGGACGACGATGACGACGGCATAGTAAGCGCTCGCGGCCTGAGCGTGGCTCTGGGTTTGAGCGCCAAAGGCGACGCCCAGCGGAGGCTGCGCGCGCTGTACTGTGCGCACGCGCCGCCGCTGCTCTCGCCGCTAGACATGAAGCCGTCGCAGTTCACCGACACGGGGGAGGAGCTGGCCGATGATGCTATCTCTTTCTTCGATGG TGTTGACAACCCATCTACACCGGACTCCGGCGATGGAGCGACTCAGAGATCGGTCAGTGAAGTCAGCGACAGTATAGACAGAATCAGCGACCTCATGAGTCAGTCAG gCCTGACAAGCACCTCGCAGCACAGCTTGGAGTCGATCCGCGCGTGCGCACTGTGCGGGCTCGCGGGCGGCTCGCTGCCGTCGCCCGCGGCGCCCGCGCcccccgcgcccgcgcccgccgcgccgccccTCCCCCGCCCGCACTTCCTGCAGCTGCTGGCGGTGCTGCACGACCTCACACAACACGACCTCGAGTTGTACGAGGCTGTTATGAATGCAG GTACCCTCCTTTTGCAGCTAGGAGCGTTAAATCGACCGGAGTTAGACCGTGAGGTGTCTCAAGATAGCCTCTATTTGGCCGCAGCGGCTAAGCAACCAgtt GTTGACCCCAACGGCAATACAACAGAAACGGAACAAGACGAATCCCTGCCTTCTCCAACAAAGGAAAATGAACCTTTTAACCACGACACATGGTCCATAACATTACAACAATTCTTAGCCACGATGCTGGCCCAAACCCCTTTGGAAAATTACTTTAACGAAATCGTGCCTATCCTGCCACAATTAGAAGCTTTAAGGCAGAGGGATAGACTTCAGTCAGTATCATAG